The [Actinobacillus] rossii genome contains a region encoding:
- the secD gene encoding preprotein translocase subunit SecD, translated as MLNRFPLWKNLMVIFVIAIGALYALPNIYGEDPAVQISGTRGQQANTQTLSEVQSLLATNQITPKSIVLENGSILARFTDTTEQLLAKDKIAEKLGNNYSTALNLAPATPAWLSAIGGNPMKWGLDLRGGVRFLMEVDMNTALSKGQEQLQDSVKSELRKEKIRYTSVQSGANFSTVVTLEKPDQRYQAQQLLRRQHPNIEINETADNAFSMRLSDNGLVEARNNAIEQNLTILRKRVEELGVAEAVIQRQGAERIVVELPGIQDTARAKEILGATATLEFRLVNTNTSLDAMRRNMVPSDTEVKLDKSGNPVALFRKAILGGEHIINASSGIDQNTGAPQVDVTLDSLGGDVMSETTKIHQQKPMAVLYVEYKDNGKKDENGKVVLEKHEEVISVATIRGRFASRFQITGVGSPAEAQNLSMLLRSGALIAPIQIVEERTVGPSLGAKNVEQGLKAGLWGLAIVVLFCVIYYKLLGLVASLALGANMILVVGLMSLLPGVTLTMPGIAGIILSVGMSVDANVLIFERIKEEIRNGRPIQQAINEGYAGAWTSIFDANLTTILTSVVLYAVGTGPVKGFAITLALGVAISMFTAITGTRMLVNWIYGGKRVEKLSI; from the coding sequence ATGTTAAACCGTTTCCCTTTATGGAAGAATCTAATGGTGATCTTTGTGATCGCCATTGGTGCTTTATATGCACTTCCAAATATCTACGGCGAAGATCCAGCCGTACAAATTTCTGGTACACGTGGTCAACAAGCAAATACTCAAACCTTAAGCGAAGTTCAAAGCTTATTAGCCACTAACCAAATCACACCAAAATCTATTGTATTAGAAAACGGGTCAATCTTAGCGCGTTTTACTGATACAACAGAACAACTTCTAGCTAAAGATAAAATTGCAGAAAAATTAGGCAATAATTACTCTACGGCATTAAACCTTGCGCCAGCAACACCGGCTTGGTTAAGTGCAATTGGCGGCAACCCAATGAAATGGGGCTTAGACTTACGCGGTGGTGTTCGTTTCCTAATGGAAGTGGATATGAATACGGCATTAAGCAAAGGTCAAGAACAGTTACAAGACAGCGTAAAATCAGAACTTCGCAAAGAAAAAATTCGTTATACATCAGTCCAAAGTGGCGCTAATTTTAGCACCGTAGTCACTTTAGAAAAACCAGACCAACGCTATCAAGCGCAACAATTATTACGTCGTCAACATCCCAATATTGAAATTAACGAAACTGCAGATAATGCCTTTTCTATGCGCTTATCAGATAATGGATTGGTCGAAGCGCGTAATAATGCCATTGAGCAAAACTTAACAATTTTGCGTAAACGTGTGGAAGAATTAGGTGTAGCGGAAGCCGTGATTCAACGTCAAGGTGCAGAGCGTATCGTTGTTGAATTACCTGGTATTCAAGACACTGCGCGCGCAAAAGAAATCTTGGGTGCAACAGCGACTCTTGAATTCCGCTTAGTTAATACGAATACCAGTCTTGATGCAATGCGCCGCAATATGGTGCCATCAGATACTGAAGTTAAACTCGATAAATCAGGCAACCCCGTTGCGTTATTCCGTAAAGCAATTTTAGGTGGTGAGCATATTATCAATGCATCATCTGGCATAGATCAAAATACAGGCGCACCGCAGGTTGACGTAACACTAGACTCGCTCGGTGGTGATGTCATGTCTGAAACCACTAAAATTCATCAACAAAAACCAATGGCAGTTCTTTATGTTGAATATAAAGACAATGGGAAAAAAGATGAAAATGGAAAAGTGGTATTAGAAAAACATGAAGAAGTGATTAGTGTTGCAACCATTCGTGGTCGTTTTGCCAGCCGTTTCCAAATTACTGGCGTGGGTAGCCCCGCTGAAGCACAAAACTTGTCAATGTTACTTCGTTCTGGTGCATTAATTGCGCCAATTCAAATTGTTGAAGAACGAACAGTCGGTCCATCATTAGGGGCAAAAAACGTTGAACAAGGCTTAAAAGCAGGGCTTTGGGGCTTGGCAATCGTAGTCCTGTTCTGCGTCATCTATTACAAACTACTTGGTTTAGTCGCGAGTTTAGCTCTCGGCGCGAATATGATTTTAGTAGTCGGTTTGATGTCATTACTTCCTGGTGTTACCTTAACTATGCCAGGGATTGCAGGGATTATCTTGTCCGTAGGGATGTCAGTGGATGCAAACGTATTAATCTTCGAACGTATTAAAGAAGAAATCCGTAACGGACGCCCAATCCAACAAGCGATTAATGAAGGTTATGCGGGCGCATGGACCTCTATTTTTGACGCCAACTTAACCACTATCCTAACATCTGTTGTTCTTTATGCTGTCGGTACTGGCCCTGTAAAAGGCTTTGCGATCACTCTAGCATTAGGTGTAGCAATTTCAATGTTTACCGCAATTACGGGAACACGTATGCTCGTAAACTGGATTTACGGCGGCAAACGCGTTGAAAAATTATCGATTTAG
- a CDS encoding SirA family protein: MPVLDLRRYHCPIPLLMTKDALEKLAKGHYLEIQFGNTSAVKDFEVLCKEMGYRIISCKKLTALNGQIEYEMKISN, encoded by the coding sequence ATGCCAGTTTTAGATTTACGTCGTTACCACTGCCCTATCCCCTTGCTAATGACAAAAGATGCCCTTGAAAAATTAGCAAAAGGACACTATTTAGAAATACAATTTGGAAACACAAGTGCAGTCAAAGATTTTGAAGTTTTGTGCAAAGAAATGGGTTATCGAATCATTTCTTGTAAAAAATTGACCGCACTTAACGGACAAATAGAATACGAAATGAAAATTAGCAATTAA
- the yajC gene encoding preprotein translocase subunit YajC: MEAQQGSPMSMLIIFAIFGLIFYFMIYRPQAKRNKEHKALMESLAKGTEVLTAGGLIGKISKITEGSSEVVIQLNANSEVTINRNYIAAVLPKGSVKTL, encoded by the coding sequence ATGGAAGCTCAACAAGGCAGCCCAATGTCAATGTTAATTATTTTTGCAATCTTCGGTTTAATCTTCTATTTCATGATTTACCGTCCACAAGCAAAACGTAATAAAGAACATAAAGCATTAATGGAATCATTAGCAAAGGGTACTGAAGTATTAACTGCTGGCGGCTTAATCGGCAAAATCAGCAAAATTACTGAAGGCTCTAGCGAAGTGGTTATCCAATTAAATGCAAATAGCGAAGTCACAATTAATCGCAACTACATTGCAGCTGTGTTACCAAAAGGCTCTGTGAAAACTCTTTAA
- the holC gene encoding DNA polymerase III subunit chi: MPKQAQFYLIEKTQPQAGLSAVEVLACDLAAQLWRSGKKVLIACETESQALNLDESLWQRDPEQFVPHNLSGEVTNFSTPIEISWLGKRNAQRRDVLISLQNNVPDFAQSFNFVIDFVPVTESEKVLARERYKAYRLMGFEMQMHNM, translated from the coding sequence ATGCCAAAACAAGCTCAGTTTTATTTAATTGAAAAAACACAGCCACAAGCGGGGCTTTCTGCTGTGGAAGTCTTAGCGTGTGATTTAGCTGCACAACTGTGGCGTTCGGGCAAAAAAGTATTAATTGCTTGTGAAACGGAATCACAAGCATTGAATTTAGATGAAAGCTTATGGCAACGCGATCCTGAACAATTTGTTCCACATAATCTTTCAGGCGAAGTCACAAATTTTTCGACGCCAATAGAAATTAGCTGGCTTGGTAAACGTAATGCGCAGCGACGCGATGTATTAATTTCATTGCAAAACAATGTTCCGGATTTTGCTCAAAGTTTTAATTTTGTGATTGATTTTGTGCCTGTCACCGAAAGCGAAAAAGTGTTGGCAAGAGAGCGATATAAGGCTTATCGTTTGATGGGGTTTGAAATGCAAATGCATAATATGTAA
- the queA gene encoding S-adenosylmethionine--tRNA ribosyltransferase-isomerase, whose product MRLSDFYFDLPDELIARYPKPERTASRLLQLNGENGDISHRTFSDVLDLINEGDLLIFNNTRVIPARMYGRKLSGGKIEVLVERVLSETTFLAHVRSSKSPKVGAELILGEDKLGDGHGVKATMIGRQEALFELKIADKSTALLDVLQKIGHMPLPPYIDRPDEDADQERYQTVYNKVPGAVAAPTAGLHFDNELLAKLKAKGVNFAFVTLHVGAGTFQPVRVEKIEDHHMHAEYAEVSQEVCDAILSTKAAGKRVIAVGTTSVRSIESAALEAEENGSSQLIEPFFSDTSIFIYPGKKFRVIDCLITNFHLPESTLIMLVSAFAGYEHTMNAYKSAVENRYRFFSYGDAMFITKKTTV is encoded by the coding sequence ATGCGTCTTTCTGATTTTTATTTTGATTTACCAGATGAGCTTATTGCTCGTTATCCTAAACCTGAACGTACGGCTAGCCGTTTATTACAACTTAACGGCGAAAATGGCGATATTTCTCACCGCACTTTTAGCGATGTACTGGATTTGATTAATGAAGGCGATTTACTCATTTTTAACAATACTCGCGTTATTCCTGCGCGTATGTATGGACGTAAACTATCGGGCGGAAAAATTGAAGTATTAGTCGAGCGAGTATTAAGTGAAACGACATTTTTAGCGCATGTACGTTCTTCGAAATCACCAAAAGTCGGCGCCGAATTAATTTTAGGTGAAGACAAACTTGGTGATGGCCATGGCGTAAAAGCCACGATGATTGGTCGTCAAGAGGCTTTATTTGAACTTAAAATTGCGGATAAATCCACCGCACTTTTAGATGTGTTACAGAAAATTGGGCATATGCCATTGCCACCTTACATCGATCGCCCTGATGAAGATGCGGATCAAGAGCGTTACCAAACAGTCTATAACAAAGTCCCCGGGGCGGTTGCCGCGCCTACAGCGGGATTACATTTTGATAATGAATTATTAGCAAAATTGAAGGCTAAAGGCGTGAATTTCGCTTTTGTGACATTGCACGTCGGTGCCGGTACATTCCAACCCGTACGCGTAGAAAAAATTGAAGATCACCATATGCACGCGGAATATGCGGAAGTATCGCAAGAGGTTTGTGATGCGATTTTGAGCACAAAAGCAGCGGGCAAACGTGTCATTGCTGTAGGAACTACATCCGTACGCTCTATTGAAAGTGCAGCTTTGGAGGCAGAAGAAAACGGTTCTTCGCAACTTATTGAACCGTTTTTCTCGGACACGTCAATTTTTATTTACCCCGGAAAAAAATTCCGTGTCATTGATTGCTTAATTACAAATTTCCACTTGCCTGAAAGCACGTTAATTATGTTAGTTTCTGCTTTTGCTGGCTATGAGCATACGATGAATGCTTATAAAAGTGCGGTGGAAAATCGCTATCGTTTTTTTAGTTATGGCGATGCAATGTTTATCACTAAGAAAACAACTGTTTAG
- the tgt gene encoding queuine tRNA-ribosyltransferase → MKFNLKTTSGNARRGEMVFQRPQGEFKVQTPAFMPVGTYGTVKGMTPEEVRATGAEILLGNTFHLWLRPGQEVMKMHGDLHDFMQWHRPILTDSGGFQVFSLGQLRKIKEEGVTFQNPINGEKIFLSPEKSMEIQYDLGSDIVMIFDECTPYPATFDYAKKSMEMSLRWAKRSRDRFNELENPRALFGIVQGGTYEELRKISAEGLVNIGFDGYAVGGLAVGEPKAEMHRILEFTTPLLPADKPRYLMGVGKPEDLVEGVRRGIDMFDCVMPTRNARNGHLFVSDGVVKIRNAKYRSDTTALDPECDCYTCKNYTKAYLYHLDKCGEILGARLNTIHNLRYYQRLMEQIRTAIEEDRFDDFVVEFYTKIGKEVPPL, encoded by the coding sequence ATGAAATTTAACCTAAAAACAACCAGTGGAAATGCTCGCCGTGGCGAGATGGTTTTCCAACGCCCACAAGGCGAATTCAAAGTGCAAACCCCTGCTTTTATGCCTGTAGGAACTTATGGCACGGTAAAAGGCATGACACCTGAGGAGGTCCGTGCTACAGGTGCTGAGATTTTACTCGGCAATACTTTCCACTTATGGCTACGCCCCGGGCAAGAAGTCATGAAAATGCACGGTGATCTGCATGACTTTATGCAATGGCATCGCCCTATTTTAACTGACAGTGGCGGTTTCCAAGTATTTAGTTTAGGACAATTACGCAAAATTAAAGAAGAAGGTGTCACATTCCAAAACCCAATTAATGGTGAGAAAATCTTTTTGTCACCCGAAAAATCGATGGAAATTCAATATGATTTGGGTTCAGACATTGTAATGATTTTTGATGAATGTACGCCTTATCCCGCTACTTTCGATTATGCGAAAAAATCTATGGAAATGTCGTTACGCTGGGCAAAACGTAGCCGTGATCGTTTTAATGAACTCGAAAATCCGCGTGCCTTGTTTGGTATTGTTCAAGGGGGAACCTACGAAGAATTGCGCAAAATTTCAGCGGAAGGTTTAGTCAATATCGGTTTTGATGGTTATGCAGTAGGTGGTTTAGCAGTCGGTGAGCCTAAAGCAGAAATGCACCGTATTTTGGAATTTACAACGCCATTATTACCTGCAGATAAACCGCGTTATTTAATGGGCGTAGGTAAACCCGAAGATTTAGTAGAAGGTGTGCGTCGTGGTATTGATATGTTCGACTGCGTGATGCCAACGCGTAATGCGCGTAATGGACATTTATTTGTCAGCGATGGTGTGGTGAAAATCCGTAATGCTAAATATCGCTCAGATACGACCGCACTTGACCCTGAATGCGATTGCTATACTTGCAAAAATTACACCAAAGCTTATTTATATCATTTAGATAAATGTGGTGAAATTTTAGGCGCACGTTTAAATACTATTCACAATTTGCGCTATTACCAACGTCTAATGGAACAAATTCGTACGGCAATTGAAGAAGATCGTTTTGATGATTTTGTAGTGGAATTTTACACAAAGATAGGTAAAGAAGTACCACCGTTATAA
- the secF gene encoding preprotein translocase subunit SecF — translation MSSLKQKHEYQGVGLPFTLIHFMKFRKLGYLFSILLTATCLFFIFTKGFNWGLDFTGGVVIDTHFTQPANLDQVRSKLDENGISSALVQTTGSTSDVMIRLPATAGDAQVGNKIKEMMTALDPNIQINSVEFVGPNVGDELAESAIYATLATLALLLAYVGLRFEWRLGTGGVMALAHDVVVTLGVFSFLQIEMDLTFVAAILSVVGYSLNDSIVVFDRVRENFRKIRRLSSEEIIDISLTQTLSRTMMTSVTTLFVVIALLIFGGPTIYSFSLALLIGIAFGTYSSIFVAIAIAYDLGLKREHMQIKIAEDKDFEEGF, via the coding sequence GTGAGTTCACTTAAACAAAAACATGAATATCAAGGTGTTGGCTTACCATTTACCCTTATTCACTTTATGAAATTCCGCAAACTCGGTTATTTATTTTCGATTTTGCTCACCGCGACCTGTCTTTTCTTTATCTTTACTAAAGGTTTCAACTGGGGACTAGATTTTACTGGTGGTGTCGTGATTGATACCCATTTTACCCAACCCGCTAATCTTGATCAAGTGCGGTCAAAATTAGATGAAAATGGGATATCTAGCGCATTAGTACAAACTACAGGTTCAACAAGTGATGTAATGATTCGCTTACCGGCAACAGCAGGCGACGCGCAAGTAGGTAATAAAATCAAAGAAATGATGACCGCACTTGACCCAAATATTCAGATTAATTCTGTAGAATTCGTAGGTCCAAATGTAGGGGATGAATTAGCAGAAAGTGCGATTTACGCTACTCTTGCCACTTTAGCCTTGTTACTGGCTTATGTCGGCTTGCGTTTTGAATGGCGTTTAGGTACTGGAGGTGTAATGGCATTAGCCCACGACGTTGTTGTGACACTCGGCGTATTCTCATTTTTACAAATTGAAATGGATTTAACGTTTGTCGCCGCAATTTTATCTGTAGTTGGCTATTCCTTAAACGATAGTATCGTGGTATTCGACCGCGTGCGTGAAAACTTCCGTAAAATACGCCGCTTAAGTAGTGAAGAAATCATTGATATTTCCTTAACTCAAACACTATCGAGAACCATGATGACCTCGGTGACAACATTATTTGTTGTTATTGCCTTGCTTATCTTCGGTGGTCCAACAATTTATAGTTTCTCGCTTGCATTGTTAATCGGTATTGCATTTGGTACCTATTCATCAATCTTCGTTGCTATCGCGATTGCCTACGATTTAGGCTTAAAACGTGAACATATGCAAATTAAGATTGCTGAAGATAAAGACTTTGAAGAAGGCTTTTAA
- a CDS encoding hemerythrin HHE cation binding domain-containing protein — protein MINISPTIQTHSPSWADPIEMLYACHGRVKNFCRQLRILPDYLEKNGVNQAVKNDVQQILNYFNIAAPLHHDDEEKDFFPALINVAPQAQVNVDELERQHIKLHENWTALSAQLTALIQETSVTVDSHLIAQFIAGYDVHIALEEPLFEMGKQLIPAEQLEAMGKIMAARRKIN, from the coding sequence ATGATAAACATCTCGCCAACTATCCAAACCCATTCGCCGAGTTGGGCTGACCCAATTGAAATGCTTTACGCTTGCCACGGACGAGTCAAGAACTTCTGCCGTCAATTACGTATTTTACCTGATTATTTGGAAAAAAATGGTGTAAACCAAGCTGTAAAAAATGATGTTCAACAAATTTTGAATTACTTCAATATTGCCGCCCCATTGCACCATGATGATGAAGAAAAAGATTTTTTCCCTGCCCTCATTAACGTTGCACCACAAGCGCAGGTAAACGTTGATGAGCTAGAACGCCAACACATAAAATTACATGAAAATTGGACCGCACTTTCTGCGCAGCTTACCGCATTAATACAAGAAACATCGGTTACTGTTGATAGCCATTTAATTGCACAATTTATCGCGGGTTATGATGTACATATTGCCCTTGAAGAACCCTTATTTGAAATGGGAAAACAACTTATTCCCGCTGAACAACTTGAAGCCATGGGAAAAATAATGGCGGCGCGCCGTAAGATAAACTAA
- the valS gene encoding valyl-tRNA synthetase, which yields MTKKLDMADRFDASAVEQTLYKHWESNGYFKPSEDVNAPSYSIAIPPPNVTGSLHMGHAFQQTLMDTLIRYHRMQGDNTLWQAGTDHAGIATQMVVERKIAAEEGKTRHDYGRDAFIEKIWDWKAYSGGTISQQMRRLGNSIDWDRERFTMDDGLSDAVKEVFVRLHEEGLIYRGKRLVNWDPKLHTAISDLEVENKESKGSLWHFRYPLANGAKTADGKDYLVVATTRPETVLGDTAVAVHPEDERYQSLIGKTVILPLANREIPIIADEYVEREFGTGVVKITPAHDFNDYEVGKRHNLPMVNVMTFNADIRDEAEIIGTDGKPLTTYSAEVPADYRGLERFAARKKVVVDFDALGLLDEIKPHDLKVPYGDRGGVPIEPMLTDQWYVSVKPLAEVAVKAVEDGEIQFVPKQYENLYYSWMRDIQDWCISRQLWWGHRIPAWYDAEGNVYVGRSEEEVRSKNGLDLSVELRQDEDVLDTWFSSALWTFSTLGWPKQTPDLAMFHPTNVLITGFDIIFFWVARMIMMTMHFIKDENGKPQVPFKTVYVTGLIRDEQGQKMSKSKGNVIDPLDMIDGIELDALLEKRTGNMMQPQLAEKIAKATRKEFPEGIQAHGTDALRFTLSALASTGRDINWDMKRLEGYRNFCNKLWNASRFVLTNEKLELSEGERDFSVADKWIQAEFNNTVNNFRNALDQYRFDLAAGELYEFTWNQFCDWYLELTKPVFANGTGAQKRAASSTLVNVLEKLLRLAHPVIPFITEEIWQKVKVFADVTGDTIMTQSFPAVDETLVNEKAVAEINWLKDVITAVRNIRAECNIAPSKGLDLIFRNLPSVEQNMLENNRTLLQSMAKLDNISALTQGEDAPLSVAKLVGNTELLVPMAGFINKEAELARLTKEIEKLNGEIARIENKLGNEAFVAKAPEQVIAKEREKMADYQSGLEKLQAQYQAIENL from the coding sequence ATGACAAAAAAACTAGACATGGCAGACCGCTTTGATGCATCAGCCGTAGAACAAACACTTTATAAACACTGGGAAAGTAATGGTTATTTTAAACCCTCAGAAGATGTCAATGCACCGAGTTATTCCATCGCAATTCCACCGCCAAATGTAACGGGGAGTTTGCATATGGGGCACGCGTTCCAACAAACTTTAATGGATACGTTGATTCGTTATCACCGTATGCAAGGAGATAACACCTTGTGGCAAGCAGGGACAGACCATGCAGGGATTGCGACCCAAATGGTAGTGGAACGCAAAATTGCGGCGGAAGAAGGCAAAACGCGTCACGATTACGGGCGTGATGCTTTTATTGAAAAGATCTGGGATTGGAAAGCTTATTCTGGCGGCACAATCAGTCAACAAATGCGCCGTTTAGGTAATTCAATCGACTGGGATCGTGAGCGTTTTACTATGGACGACGGTTTGTCTGATGCGGTGAAAGAAGTGTTTGTTCGCTTACACGAAGAAGGCTTGATTTATCGTGGTAAACGCTTAGTAAACTGGGATCCGAAATTACATACGGCGATTTCCGATCTTGAAGTAGAAAACAAGGAGAGTAAAGGCTCGTTGTGGCATTTCCGTTATCCGTTAGCCAATGGCGCGAAAACAGCGGACGGTAAAGATTATTTGGTGGTGGCGACTACTCGTCCTGAGACCGTGTTAGGCGATACGGCGGTAGCGGTTCACCCTGAAGATGAGCGTTACCAGTCTTTGATCGGCAAAACCGTAATCCTACCGCTTGCAAATCGTGAAATTCCGATTATTGCGGACGAATATGTCGAGCGTGAGTTCGGTACCGGTGTGGTAAAAATTACGCCTGCCCATGACTTTAATGACTATGAAGTGGGTAAACGTCATAATTTGCCAATGGTAAATGTGATGACGTTTAACGCAGATATTCGTGATGAAGCGGAGATTATTGGTACGGATGGCAAACCATTGACCACTTATAGTGCGGAAGTTCCTGCGGATTATCGTGGTTTGGAACGTTTTGCAGCGCGTAAGAAAGTGGTAGTGGATTTTGATGCATTAGGCTTATTAGACGAAATTAAACCACATGATTTAAAAGTGCCTTATGGTGACCGTGGTGGCGTGCCGATTGAGCCAATGTTAACAGACCAATGGTATGTAAGTGTGAAACCGCTTGCTGAAGTGGCAGTAAAAGCCGTGGAAGATGGCGAAATTCAATTTGTACCAAAACAATACGAAAATCTGTATTATTCTTGGATGCGTGATATTCAAGACTGGTGTATTTCTCGCCAATTATGGTGGGGACACCGTATTCCAGCATGGTATGATGCGGAAGGTAATGTCTATGTGGGACGTTCAGAAGAAGAAGTGCGGTCAAAAAACGGCTTGGATTTAAGCGTAGAATTGCGTCAAGATGAAGACGTTTTGGATACGTGGTTTTCATCTGCATTGTGGACATTTTCAACCTTAGGTTGGCCGAAACAAACACCGGATTTGGCCATGTTCCACCCGACAAATGTGTTAATTACGGGTTTTGACATCATTTTCTTCTGGGTTGCGCGTATGATTATGATGACCATGCACTTTATCAAGGATGAAAATGGTAAACCACAAGTACCGTTCAAAACTGTGTATGTGACAGGTTTGATCCGCGATGAGCAAGGTCAAAAAATGTCAAAATCAAAAGGTAACGTTATCGATCCATTGGATATGATTGACGGTATCGAGCTTGATGCTTTGCTTGAAAAACGTACAGGCAATATGATGCAGCCGCAATTAGCGGAAAAAATTGCGAAAGCGACGCGTAAAGAATTCCCTGAAGGGATTCAAGCACATGGTACAGATGCATTACGTTTTACGCTTTCTGCATTAGCGTCAACGGGTCGCGATATTAATTGGGATATGAAACGTTTGGAAGGTTACCGCAATTTCTGTAACAAATTATGGAACGCGAGCCGTTTCGTGTTAACGAATGAAAAATTAGAGTTAAGCGAAGGCGAACGTGATTTCAGCGTCGCGGATAAATGGATTCAAGCTGAGTTTAACAATACAGTAAATAATTTCCGTAATGCCCTTGATCAATATCGTTTTGATTTGGCAGCCGGAGAACTTTATGAGTTTACTTGGAACCAATTCTGCGATTGGTATTTAGAATTAACTAAACCGGTGTTTGCAAATGGAACCGGGGCTCAAAAACGTGCAGCAAGTTCTACTTTGGTGAATGTGTTAGAGAAGTTATTACGTTTAGCACACCCAGTGATTCCGTTTATTACGGAAGAAATTTGGCAAAAAGTGAAAGTCTTTGCTGATGTGACTGGTGACACGATTATGACACAATCATTCCCTGCTGTTGATGAAACTTTAGTCAATGAAAAGGCCGTTGCAGAAATCAACTGGTTAAAAGATGTGATTACTGCTGTACGTAATATTCGTGCGGAATGCAATATTGCACCAAGCAAAGGCTTAGATTTGATCTTCCGTAATTTACCGAGTGTTGAGCAAAACATGTTAGAAAATAACCGCACTTTATTGCAATCTATGGCGAAATTGGACAATATTTCAGCCTTAACACAAGGCGAAGATGCGCCGTTATCAGTGGCTAAACTTGTGGGAAACACCGAGTTGTTAGTACCAATGGCTGGCTTTATTAATAAAGAAGCAGAGCTTGCGCGTTTAACCAAAGAGATTGAAAAATTGAATGGTGAAATCGCACGTATTGAAAACAAACTGGGTAATGAAGCCTTTGTGGCAAAAGCACCAGAACAAGTGATCGCAAAAGAACGCGAGAAAATGGCGGATTATCAAAGCGGTCTTGAAAAACTGCAAGCGCAATATCAGGCGATTGAGAATCTGTAA